The window ATTGTCAACAATTCCACAGGTTGTGTATCAGGTCAGCTTCGGTACATTGTATTTTTTGCTAATCTCGTTGTCTCGGACGCGCGAGGGATGAAACTCAATTTGTGGTGGTGTAAGCGAGTGCGTCTGGACGGTGAACCCCTGTGATAAAGAAACAATGAGAAGATCTTGGCTTCACGACTCAACAGAAACGTAAATTAAATtaacagcaaaagcaaatttTAGAATCCTCTGGACAAAAAGCCTCACTGACACAGTGAATGTGAAGTGGCTAACGTTCACTGGTCTCTCAcgtacttacagttaacaagAATTGTGATTGATAGTCTACCAAAGACGTACTCGTATCAATTattctttgcttttcggATCTACTTACAGTGGCAGCAAATAGAATTAGCATAATTCTAGGATAATACTGGGCTACTTTCCAGCTTTTACCGCTTACACTTAATGTTTTCTACTCGTCTGTTAAGCTAGAGTCGTATTTTGCAAATCGCCATGAACAACGGTACACTCCATAATACCTCTTTTCCTATCCGTACGTGTATGGAATAATGTTGTGTACGTAATATTTTTTTCGTCCAGTGGCTTGTTTCCCGTGTACACACGGTTGCATGGACGAGCCGATCGTCTTACCGTGGTTTTGTTTCGTCCACGGCTTCTACTTGGATGTTGGCGAATCGTAGTTCCGGGCTCCAAAGATGGTGGATCCGACTCGTACGTTGGTGGCGCCCGCCGCAATGGCTTGAACGAAATCCCCGGACATGCCCATACTCAACTCCAGATCGTCCGTGTCCCGTTCCAACGCGATGGCTACCTTTCGACGCAAGTCGACGAGTACATCAAAGCACGATAAGTCCCCGACGGCTCCAATCGTCATGAGACCTTGCAACTGCAGACGGGGGCATTCCTGCGCAACGTGCCGGCACAGAGCAACGCATTCGGCGGGCTCAATCCCGGATTTACTGTCTTCTCCGGACGTGTTGACTTGTACGAATATTTTGAGCGTTTGCGGTTCCGGCACGGCGTGGTTGAGTTTGTTGGCGAGTTTGACCGTGGCGACCGTTTCAATGGTCAGATTCGCCACGGTGGGTCCGTTGGGTGCTTGCTCCAGAAAGGGCTTCAACAGCATGTTGCACTTGTTGCTTTGCAAGCCACCAATAAAGTGCCACGAGACGGTATCGTTGTTACCGTCGTGTTGGTTCAGCAGGGGTACTTTGTCGGCTAACTCTTGCGCGTAGTTTTCCCCAAAGACACGACACCCGGCATCGTAGGCTTGTTGCAGTAACTCTATGGGTTTGGTTTTACTGACCGCCACGAGTCGAATGCGGGTCGATTCGATCGCGTGTGTCCGACAGGCCTGGTCGATTTGATCCTGCACGTCGCGCAAATTCCGAGCCA is drawn from Phaeodactylum tricornutum CCAP 1055/1 chromosome 25, whole genome shotgun sequence and contains these coding sequences:
- a CDS encoding predicted protein, which gives rise to ESTTASAVVDVARNLRDVQDQIDQACRTHAIESTRIRLVAVSKTKPIELLQQAYDAGCRVFGENYAQELADKVPLLNQHDGNNDTVSWHFIGGLQSNKCNMLLKPFLEQAPNGPTVANLTIETVATVKLANKLNHAVPEPQTLKIFVQVNTSGEDSKSGIEPAECVALCRHVAQECPRLQLQGLMTIGAVGDLSCFDVLVDLRRKVAIALERDTDDLELSMGMSGDFVQAIAAGATNVRVGSTIFGARNY